From Juglans regia cultivar Chandler chromosome 6, Walnut 2.0, whole genome shotgun sequence, the proteins below share one genomic window:
- the LOC109005619 gene encoding protein ASPARTIC PROTEASE IN GUARD CELL 1-like, with the protein MPFWPCLYPPNIRRESEAKYKEKKFIKGQLLTSYSVPFFSALCSRTQMAPNSYLCFFFSISFVAFSVISLFPLAFSRDIPDITHTFLDVSASLEQARAVLNFDPETVKPLVQQKEPLLQAQVGNSSSFSVQVHPRESLYKSSYEDYKSLVLARLERDSARVETLTTKFQLALEGVKKSDLKPVEKELLPEDLSTPIVSGRSLRSGEYFSRIGVGTPAKPFYMVLDTGSEINWLQCKPCADCYQQSDPIFDPTSSSSYKPLSCASPQCQAVGQGCRAGKCLYQVSYDDGSNTTGNMVTETVSFGSSGSVNNIALGCGHDNEGLFVAAAGVLGLGGGSLSFPYQIKASSFSYCLVDRDSSKSSTLDFNSAPPADSVTTTLLKNEKLDTFYFIGLEGLNVGGKPLSIPASVFQTDASGNGGIILDSGTVITRLQTEAYNALRDAFVNLTRNLKSTSGVSLFDTCYDLSSHTSVQVPTVSFRFSGGKLQSLPAKNYLIPMDSSGTYCLAFAPTSSSPSIIGNVQQQGIRVSYDLANSRVAFSPNKC; encoded by the coding sequence ATGCCATTTTGGCCTTGTCTTTATCCTCCCAACATTCGGAGAGAGAGCGAggcaaaatacaaagaaaaaaaatttataaaaggcCAACTTCTCACTTCGTACTCTGTGCCTTTCTTCTCTGCTCTATGCAGCAGAACTCAAATGGCTCCAAACTCGTACctctgtttcttcttctccatcagTTTCGTTGCTTTTTCTGTGATTTCCCTGTTTCCTTTGGCTTTCTCTCGAGACATACCCGATATTACTCATACATTCCTTGACGTCTCGGCCTCGCTCGAACAAGCCCGTGCAGTCCTCAACTTCGACCCTGAAACCGTTAAGCCCTTGGTTCAACAAAAAGAGCCCCTGCTACAAGCTCAGGTCGGTAATTCCTCTTCTTTCTCGGTTCAGGTTCACCCACGAGAGTCACTTTATAAGTCCTCGTATGAAGACTACAAGAGCCTTGTTCTTGCTCGACTCGAGCGCGACTCGGCCCGGGTCGAAACTCTCACCACCAAGTTCCAGCTCGCCCTTGAGGGTGTGAAGAAGTCGGATCTTAAACCTGTGGAGAAGGAGCTTCTCCCCGAGGATCTGTCCACTCCGATCGTCTCCGGAAGGAGCCTGCGCAGCGGTGAGTACTTCTCGCGCATTGGTGTGGGAACCCCCGCCAAGCCTTTCTACATGGTGCTCGACACTGGCAGCGAAATCAACTGGCTCCAATGTAAGCCCTGTGCGGACTGCTACCAGCAATCCGATCCGATATTCGACCCAACTTCATCCTCGTCCTACAAGCCCCTTTCGTGCGCTTCCCCGCAATGCCAGGCCGTCGGTCAAGGTTGTAGGGCAGGAAAGTGTCTCTATCAGGTCTCCTATGACGACGGGTCGAACACCACTGGCAACATGGTGACGGAGACAGTGTCGTTCGGGAGCTCTGGCTCAGTGAACAATATCGCTTTGGGCTGCGGCCACGACAACGAGGGTTTGTTCGTTGCGGCAGCCGGAGTACTCGGACTCGGTGGGGGTTCACTCTCGTTTCCCTACCAGATCAAAGCGTCGTCGTTCTCATACTGCCTCGTGGACCGTGACTCGAGCAAGTCCTCGACTCTCGACTTCAACTCGGCTCCACCCGCTGACTCGGTCACTACTACTCTACTTAAAAATGAAAAGCTCGACACGTTCTACTTCATCGGACTCGAAGGACTGAACGTCGGAGGTAAGCCCCTCTCGATCCCGGCCTCGGTATTTCAAACGGACGCGTCAGGAAACGGCGGAATCATCCTCGACTCGGGTACGGTCATAACCCGATTGCAGACCGAGGCATACAACGCGCTCCGCGACGCGTTCGTGAACTTAACTCGGAACCTGAAATCGACGAGCGGCGTATCTCTGTTCGACACGTGCTACGATCTGTCATCCCATACTTCCGTGCAAGTTCCAACGGTGTCGTTCCGGTTTTCGGGCGGGAAGTTGCAGTCGCTACCGGCGAAGAACTATCTTATTCCCATGGACTCGTCCGGAACCTACTGTCTGGCCTTTGCGCCTACATCATCATCTCCGTCAATTATTGGGAACGTACAGCAACAGGGGATACGTGTGAGCTACGATTTGGCAAACTCGCGGGTGGCCTTCTCACCCAATAAATGTTAG